One window of the Gemmatimonadales bacterium genome contains the following:
- the rplS gene encoding 50S ribosomal protein L19 produces the protein MTELSTLTREGLKTDIPTFAPGDTVKVMVRVREGDKERLQAFEGVCLARRGGGIDETFTVRKVSASVGVERIFPLHSPTVASISVVRRGRVRRAKLYYLRNLSGKGARIRERRDPAHTGKGEK, from the coding sequence ATGACGGAACTTTCGACGCTTACCCGGGAAGGTCTCAAGACCGATATCCCGACCTTTGCGCCAGGCGACACGGTCAAAGTGATGGTCCGTGTTCGTGAAGGCGACAAAGAGCGACTGCAGGCGTTCGAGGGTGTTTGCCTCGCGCGTAGGGGCGGTGGCATCGACGAGACCTTCACGGTGCGGAAGGTCTCCGCGTCGGTTGGTGTCGAGCGCATCTTCCCGCTCCACAGCCCGACCGTTGCCTCGATCTCCGTGGTTCGACGGGGGCGGGTGCGGCGCGCCAAGCTCTACTACCTGCGCAATCTGAGCGGCAAGGGCGCCCGGATCCGTGAGCGTCGCGACCCGGCGCACACCGGCAAGGGCGAGAAGTAG
- a CDS encoding ribonuclease HII, with protein MAGKVPSLERERLAWQAGGLLIGVDEAGRGPLAGPVVAAAVVFPEGVTRFRRIRDSKTLAEAKRDVAAGLVRQHAVAIGVGAASVREIDRLNIRRATVLAMRRAVRRALPALPAGRPYQILLDGLPMPDLGLDHDALVDGDALCLSIAAAGIIAKTVRDRLMSSLGARHPAYHWGSNRGYGTERHRQAIEAAGPTPHHRRTFMPVVQLGLEL; from the coding sequence ATGGCCGGCAAGGTGCCATCGCTGGAACGCGAGCGGCTCGCCTGGCAGGCAGGTGGGCTGCTGATCGGCGTCGATGAAGCAGGCCGCGGTCCCCTGGCCGGTCCAGTGGTGGCTGCGGCCGTCGTATTCCCGGAAGGTGTCACCCGCTTCCGGCGTATCCGTGACAGTAAGACGCTCGCCGAAGCGAAGCGCGACGTTGCGGCGGGGCTGGTTCGCCAGCACGCGGTTGCGATCGGGGTTGGCGCCGCTTCGGTTCGTGAAATCGATCGGCTCAACATCCGGCGCGCCACGGTGCTCGCCATGCGTCGCGCGGTCAGGCGAGCCCTTCCCGCGTTGCCGGCGGGCCGACCCTATCAGATCCTGCTCGACGGCCTGCCCATGCCTGACCTGGGGCTCGATCACGACGCCCTCGTCGACGGCGACGCGCTTTGCCTTTCGATTGCTGCGGCCGGCATCATCGCCAAGACGGTTCGGGATCGCCTGATGAGCAGTCTGGGCGCCCGGCATCCGGCCTACCACTGGGGCAGCAACCGCGGCTATGGCACGGAGCGGCACCGGCAGGCCATCGAGGCGGCCGGCCCCACTCCGCATCATCGTCGTACTTTCATGCCGGTTGTCCAACTCGGTCTCGAACTGTAG
- the rimM gene encoding 16S rRNA processing protein RimM: MTDLPPRHLVVGRLRKPHGLKGECAVFPLTDDPQTVFAPGRSVWVTSLAGEQVAGPLVIERSRIYHREILVTFVGYEDRLIIEGWRDYLLSAPAETLTPPAEGEVYLHELEGFAVQDPAGNPLGVVTAVEEYPTGLMLEVQGRKREFLVPFRKEFVVQVEREARRLVLDAPDGLIDE; this comes from the coding sequence GTGACGGATCTACCGCCCCGCCACCTGGTGGTGGGACGGTTGCGGAAGCCGCACGGACTCAAGGGCGAGTGTGCGGTCTTTCCGCTCACGGACGACCCGCAGACGGTGTTTGCGCCGGGGCGGTCGGTCTGGGTCACGAGTCTGGCAGGTGAGCAGGTTGCGGGACCGCTCGTGATCGAGCGGAGCCGGATCTATCATCGCGAGATCCTCGTCACCTTTGTCGGGTACGAGGACCGGCTGATCATCGAGGGGTGGCGGGACTACCTGCTCTCCGCGCCAGCCGAGACGCTGACGCCGCCAGCTGAGGGAGAGGTCTACCTCCACGAGCTCGAGGGCTTCGCGGTGCAGGATCCGGCGGGTAACCCGCTCGGTGTGGTGACCGCGGTCGAGGAGTACCCGACCGGGCTGATGCTGGAAGTGCAGGGCAGGAAACGTGAGTTCCTGGTGCCGTTTCGCAAGGAATTCGTGGTCCAGGTGGAGCGGGAGGCGCGCCGGCTGGTGCTCGATGCGCCCGATGGCCTGATCGATGAGTGA
- the trmD gene encoding tRNA (guanosine(37)-N1)-methyltransferase TrmD, translated as MSEAEAPPRTRINVISLFPEVMAPYLAASIPARAVEKGLVEFRLVQLRDYATDRHRTVDDTPYGGGAGMVIKPDVVFAAVESLGNPGRVLVMSARGVPLTHRAVVRYSLAPVLTLIAGHYKDLDQRIVDGLNAEEVCVGDFILSGGEPAALCLIDAVVRLLPGALGDHESASSDSFYDGLLSPPSYTRPPEFRGMAVPAVLRSGNHAEIAAWKQQEAERLTSVRRPDLWAAWKREHDTET; from the coding sequence ATGAGTGAGGCCGAGGCGCCGCCCCGCACCAGGATCAACGTCATCTCGCTCTTTCCGGAGGTGATGGCGCCGTATCTCGCGGCCAGCATTCCGGCCCGGGCAGTGGAGAAGGGCTTGGTGGAGTTCCGGCTGGTGCAGCTGAGAGACTACGCCACGGATCGGCATCGGACGGTCGACGATACGCCCTACGGGGGCGGGGCCGGGATGGTGATCAAGCCGGATGTCGTGTTTGCGGCGGTCGAGTCACTGGGTAACCCAGGACGGGTCCTGGTGATGTCGGCGCGCGGAGTTCCGCTCACCCACCGCGCGGTGGTGCGGTATTCGCTGGCACCGGTGCTGACGCTGATTGCGGGTCACTACAAGGACCTCGACCAGCGCATTGTCGACGGGTTGAACGCCGAGGAAGTCTGCGTCGGCGATTTCATCCTCTCGGGTGGGGAGCCGGCCGCGCTCTGCCTGATCGACGCGGTGGTACGGTTGCTCCCGGGTGCGCTGGGAGACCATGAGTCGGCCAGTTCCGACTCGTTCTATGACGGGTTGTTGAGCCCGCCGAGCTACACCCGCCCGCCGGAGTTCCGGGGAATGGCGGTGCCGGCGGTGCTCAGGTCGGGCAATCACGCCGAGATTGCGGCGTGGAAGCAGCAGGAAGCCGAGCGATTGACCTCGGTGCGGCGGCCCGACCTTTGGGCGGCCTGGAAACGGGAACACGACACTGAGACGTGA
- a CDS encoding PAS domain S-box protein, translating to MTITPGGSGLPDERVFSEAMVASLPGILYCYDEQGRFLRWNRSFEVASGYSADQITRMHPLDFFSERDRPLLERRIAEVFASGGSAIEADFIARDGTATPYLFTGRRVVLEGKPCLVGVGIDISERKRAQDRLAESERRYRELVEHANSIILRWNADGRITLLNEYGQRFFGFSADEILGRHVIGTIVPTTESGGRDLRRLIEDICSAPESYEQSVNENMLRNGDRVWIAWTNRIIRDAEGRLVEFLSIGTDITARRRAEEAQRASEARYRTLFEYAPDGILIADPESRYLDANPSICRMLGYARHELIGKLPVDILPPAELRRVAGTLSEIRDVGAHNQEWTFLRKDGSTFPADVIAAGTPDGNLIAVVRDVTERKAADAEREKRHRAEAADRIKSAFLATMSHELRTPLNSIIGFTGIMLQGLAGPVNPEQHKQLDMVRRSARHLLALVNDVLDISKIEAGQLDVAREPFDLGRSVAKVVASVAPQAEAKGLALVSEVAADLGTILGDERRVEQILLNLLGNAIKFTERGQVSVIAELADAPHPEAGGPVVRIRVADTGPGIRTEDLASLFQPFRQLDVGMARRHDGTGLGLAICRRLASLMGGDVVAESEWGVGSVFTVTLPLRSQESS from the coding sequence ATGACGATCACGCCCGGGGGAAGCGGGTTGCCCGACGAACGTGTCTTCTCGGAGGCAATGGTCGCCAGCTTGCCCGGGATTCTGTACTGCTACGACGAGCAGGGGAGGTTCCTGCGCTGGAACCGCTCGTTCGAAGTGGCGTCCGGCTACTCGGCGGATCAGATCACTCGGATGCACCCGCTCGATTTCTTCAGCGAGCGCGACCGGCCCCTGCTCGAGCGCCGGATCGCCGAAGTCTTTGCCAGCGGAGGGTCAGCCATCGAGGCGGACTTCATTGCCCGGGATGGCACGGCCACCCCATATCTGTTCACTGGCCGCCGGGTGGTACTCGAGGGTAAACCCTGTCTCGTGGGTGTCGGGATTGACATCTCCGAGCGGAAACGCGCGCAAGACCGGCTCGCCGAAAGCGAACGGCGGTATCGCGAGCTGGTCGAACATGCCAACAGCATCATCCTTCGCTGGAACGCCGACGGACGGATTACCCTGCTCAACGAGTACGGCCAGCGCTTCTTCGGCTTCAGCGCCGACGAGATCCTCGGACGCCATGTGATCGGAACGATCGTCCCGACGACCGAAAGCGGAGGCCGGGATCTCCGGCGGTTGATCGAGGATATCTGCTCCGCGCCGGAGTCCTACGAACAGAGCGTCAATGAGAACATGCTTCGAAACGGGGACCGGGTCTGGATTGCCTGGACCAATCGGATCATCCGAGACGCCGAGGGCCGGCTGGTCGAGTTTCTGAGTATCGGAACCGACATCACGGCGCGCCGCCGTGCGGAGGAAGCGCAGCGGGCGAGCGAGGCACGCTACCGAACGCTGTTCGAGTACGCGCCCGACGGGATCCTGATCGCCGATCCGGAAAGCCGCTATCTCGACGCCAATCCGAGCATCTGCCGGATGCTCGGCTATGCGCGACATGAGCTCATCGGCAAGCTCCCGGTGGATATTCTTCCCCCTGCGGAGTTGCGTCGTGTTGCCGGAACCCTGAGCGAAATCCGGGATGTGGGCGCCCACAACCAGGAATGGACCTTCCTGCGGAAGGACGGATCGACCTTTCCGGCCGACGTGATTGCTGCCGGGACCCCCGATGGTAATCTGATTGCCGTGGTTCGCGACGTGACCGAGCGGAAGGCCGCCGACGCCGAACGCGAGAAGCGGCACCGCGCCGAGGCCGCCGACCGGATCAAATCGGCCTTCCTGGCCACCATGTCACACGAACTGCGGACCCCGCTCAACTCGATCATCGGGTTCACCGGCATCATGCTCCAGGGCTTGGCCGGCCCGGTCAATCCGGAGCAGCACAAGCAACTCGACATGGTCAGACGGAGCGCCCGCCATTTGCTCGCGCTGGTGAATGACGTGCTCGATATCTCGAAGATCGAGGCGGGGCAGCTCGACGTCGCGCGCGAGCCATTCGACCTGGGACGGTCGGTGGCCAAGGTTGTTGCTTCGGTCGCTCCGCAGGCAGAGGCAAAGGGACTCGCGCTCGTGTCCGAGGTGGCTGCGGATCTCGGCACCATCCTTGGCGACGAGCGGCGGGTGGAGCAGATCCTCCTCAATCTGCTCGGCAACGCCATCAAGTTCACCGAACGGGGACAGGTCTCGGTTATTGCGGAGCTGGCGGACGCACCGCACCCCGAAGCTGGGGGGCCGGTGGTTCGGATTCGCGTGGCGGACACCGGTCCGGGCATCCGCACCGAGGACCTCGCATCCCTGTTTCAACCGTTTCGGCAGCTCGATGTCGGCATGGCTCGTCGACACGACGGCACCGGGTTGGGCTTGGCGATCTGCCGCCGGCTAGCGAGTTTAATGGGTGGCGATGTCGTTGCTGAGAGCGAATGGGGAGTCGGAAGCGTCTTTACGGTGACGCTGCCGCTCCGTTCCCAGGAGAGTTCATGA
- a CDS encoding PAS domain S-box protein gives MTRVLIVDDIETNRYMLRSLFEGHGYTVDEAVHGAEALTRARLQAPDLVVSDLLMPVLDGYALLRHWRADDRLAPIPFVVYTATYTDPKDERLAMDLGADDFIVKPAEPEEFMDRIREILERAGRGELSVGLRAGTATPDLIERHNALLIGKLEQKVRELEATNGRLRTEIAERTAAEVARRESELRYRSLFEAITEPLFVYDRETLRYLAVNQAAVDRYGYSRDEFLTMTIKDIRPPEDIPALLEMVGRSLGDSEVRGVWRHRTKSGEILEVEIFAYGLTWSGKPASLVEARDVTQIRRAGAELARTSQLLKAVVEGTTDTVFVKDLEGRYLLFNQAASRAAGRPVDEVLGRDDDAIFGPVQAAAVRASDRLVIESGRVHNVEDLIPVDGKPRIFQSIKAPYRSERGEVIGVIGVSRDITELKETQVALELRDRAIQQVSQGILITDPNEPDGPIIYASAGFERITGWRTDEVVGRNCRFLQGKDTDPETVRSMREAIAEGRGCAVEVLNYRKDGTPFWNALSINPVHDAHGRVSHFVGVQSDVTERRRLEDQYRQAQKMEAVGRLAGGVAHDFNNLLTIITGYTELMLGNAEMPSDDREAITAIAEAAGRAAALTRQLLGLSRQSMLQPRVVSLNAIVEELGKILHRLIGEDIAFHTVLDPGLGRVKVDPGQIGQVLLNLAVNARDAMPRGGKLTVETANVVLSEEYAASRLDCRPGPHVMLAMTDTGCGMTPEVQARIFDPFFTTKEVGKGTGLGLPMVFGTVRQSEGSIHVYSEPGRGTTFKLYFPAVDEPVTEVPAATATEAERGTETILVVEDDPGVRGLTVRSLERHGYRVLTAVDGLEALRVLDDGAETVDLLLTDVVMPNMSGPELAAVLRARFPGLKVLFMSGYTDDAIVRHGLLAAEVAFVQKPYTPRGLTKKVREVLGQEPTDPASATPDR, from the coding sequence ATGACACGGGTGTTGATCGTCGATGATATCGAGACGAATCGCTACATGTTGCGGTCGCTGTTCGAGGGCCATGGATACACGGTGGATGAGGCGGTCCACGGCGCCGAAGCGCTGACCCGCGCACGTCTGCAGGCACCCGACCTCGTCGTCTCAGACTTGCTGATGCCGGTGCTCGACGGTTACGCCCTCCTGCGTCATTGGCGAGCGGATGATCGGCTCGCGCCGATTCCCTTCGTCGTCTACACGGCAACCTATACCGACCCCAAGGACGAGCGGCTGGCGATGGATCTCGGCGCGGACGACTTCATCGTCAAACCGGCCGAACCGGAGGAGTTCATGGATCGGATCCGGGAGATCCTGGAGCGGGCCGGCCGGGGCGAGCTCTCGGTGGGGTTGCGGGCGGGGACGGCCACCCCGGACCTGATCGAACGACACAACGCGCTGCTGATCGGAAAGCTCGAACAGAAAGTGCGGGAGCTCGAAGCCACCAACGGACGACTCCGAACCGAGATTGCCGAGCGCACCGCGGCGGAAGTGGCTCGCCGAGAGAGCGAACTGCGGTACCGCAGTCTCTTCGAGGCGATCACGGAACCGCTCTTCGTTTATGACCGCGAGACGCTCCGCTATCTGGCGGTCAATCAGGCCGCCGTCGATCGGTACGGATACAGCCGCGACGAGTTCCTGACGATGACGATCAAGGACATCCGGCCCCCGGAGGACATTCCGGCCTTGCTCGAGATGGTCGGCCGATCCCTCGGCGACTCGGAGGTACGGGGGGTGTGGCGGCACCGGACCAAGTCGGGTGAGATCTTGGAGGTGGAGATCTTTGCCTATGGGCTGACCTGGTCTGGGAAGCCGGCAAGCCTGGTCGAAGCCCGGGATGTGACCCAGATCCGCAGGGCCGGAGCAGAGCTGGCTCGAACGAGCCAGCTGCTCAAGGCCGTGGTCGAAGGCACCACTGACACGGTGTTCGTCAAGGACCTCGAGGGTCGCTACCTGCTGTTCAACCAGGCCGCCAGCCGAGCGGCAGGACGACCGGTCGACGAAGTATTGGGCCGGGACGACGACGCCATCTTCGGGCCGGTCCAGGCCGCAGCGGTTCGGGCGAGCGACCGCCTCGTCATCGAGTCCGGCCGGGTTCACAACGTCGAGGATCTCATTCCTGTCGACGGCAAGCCGAGGATCTTCCAGTCGATCAAGGCCCCGTACCGCAGCGAGCGGGGCGAGGTGATTGGTGTCATCGGCGTATCCCGAGACATCACGGAGCTCAAGGAGACGCAGGTAGCGCTCGAGCTGCGGGATCGGGCCATCCAGCAGGTGTCGCAAGGGATCCTGATCACCGACCCGAACGAGCCCGACGGACCGATCATCTACGCCAGTGCCGGCTTCGAACGGATCACCGGGTGGCGCACCGACGAGGTCGTGGGGCGGAACTGCCGATTTCTTCAAGGCAAGGACACCGACCCGGAGACGGTGCGTTCGATGCGCGAGGCGATCGCCGAAGGGCGCGGCTGCGCGGTCGAAGTGCTCAACTACCGGAAGGACGGAACGCCCTTCTGGAATGCGCTGTCCATCAACCCCGTCCATGATGCGCACGGGCGGGTCTCACACTTCGTTGGCGTCCAGAGCGACGTGACCGAGCGCCGTCGCCTCGAGGATCAGTACCGCCAGGCGCAGAAGATGGAAGCGGTTGGTCGCCTGGCGGGCGGTGTGGCGCACGACTTCAATAATCTGCTGACGATCATTACCGGCTATACCGAGCTGATGCTTGGCAACGCCGAGATGCCGAGCGACGATCGTGAAGCGATCACCGCGATCGCCGAAGCGGCCGGGCGCGCCGCCGCACTGACCCGGCAACTGCTCGGACTGAGCCGCCAGTCGATGCTTCAGCCGAGGGTCGTCAGCCTCAATGCGATCGTCGAAGAGTTGGGGAAGATCCTTCACCGCCTGATTGGTGAGGATATCGCCTTCCACACCGTCCTGGACCCCGGCTTGGGGAGGGTCAAAGTTGACCCGGGCCAGATCGGTCAGGTGTTGTTGAACCTGGCGGTCAATGCCCGGGACGCGATGCCCCGCGGCGGGAAGCTCACCGTGGAAACGGCTAACGTGGTGCTGAGCGAGGAGTATGCCGCCAGTCGGCTTGACTGCCGGCCGGGGCCACACGTCATGCTCGCGATGACGGACACGGGGTGCGGAATGACCCCGGAAGTCCAGGCCCGGATCTTCGATCCGTTCTTCACCACCAAGGAGGTCGGGAAGGGCACCGGACTTGGCTTGCCGATGGTGTTCGGTACGGTACGACAGAGTGAGGGCTCGATCCATGTCTACAGCGAACCCGGGCGCGGGACCACATTCAAACTCTATTTCCCCGCCGTTGACGAACCGGTCACCGAGGTGCCAGCTGCAACGGCCACCGAGGCTGAACGGGGCACCGAAACCATCCTCGTGGTCGAAGATGACCCGGGTGTCAGGGGGCTCACCGTCCGGAGCCTGGAACGGCACGGCTATCGGGTCCTTACTGCGGTCGACGGGCTCGAAGCGCTCCGGGTGCTCGACGACGGTGCTGAAACGGTCGACCTGCTGCTGACCGATGTGGTCATGCCCAATATGAGTGGTCCGGAGCTGGCGGCCGTACTTCGCGCCAGGTTTCCGGGCCTCAAGGTGCTGTTCATGAGCGGGTACACCGACGACGCAATCGTTCGCCATGGTTTGCTGGCAGCCGAGGTTGCCTTCGTTCAGAAGCCGTACACCCCGCGCGGACTGACCAAGAAGGTGCGCGAGGTGCTCGGGCAGGAGCCGACCGATCCGGCATCAGCCACCCCGGACAGGTAG
- a CDS encoding serine/threonine protein kinase — translation MTDWPTRFADRYDVVRRLGQGAFARTYLAEDSTGGRQVALKILDPAQAEDWKTFEMFEREAAVLKTLRHQGIPEVFETVRGDWLGRQVHAIALEFIDGQSIAQRIEQGGGLDRAGVMHLFLEMLGVLDSPPQPDPAHPPSRYQTGQYHRQADGNPVLVDFGAVRNVVRGDGGSTIAGTYGYMPYEQYMGQATASSDLYALAATFLHLVTGSPPPMFLNPAGRIEVPEALSCQEPLRSVLARMLQPSPSDRYQSAREVRDSLFRAPAAAPTGPGVAVAVAQSSAPVRVPALGPPIALDPGPRVITGDLKKLYHRLAPGVLQTIDPDAARRGGRWRLIDMLVVGFFSAVSFGVLPLIYGVTVANRRNRVRPFLESGQLREAVILGMEIETSSLGTKEMRVRYQFEVDGRVIRSSDLVSRNRAERWQVGEAVQVLYLPERDDDSIIAA, via the coding sequence ATGACTGACTGGCCAACTCGGTTTGCCGACCGCTACGATGTGGTACGCCGCCTGGGTCAGGGCGCCTTTGCGCGGACCTATCTGGCCGAGGACTCGACCGGTGGGCGTCAGGTTGCCCTCAAGATCCTCGATCCGGCGCAGGCCGAGGATTGGAAGACGTTCGAGATGTTCGAACGTGAGGCCGCCGTCCTCAAGACCTTGCGGCACCAGGGTATTCCGGAGGTGTTCGAGACGGTGCGCGGCGACTGGCTCGGCCGCCAGGTGCACGCCATTGCGCTCGAGTTCATCGATGGCCAGTCGATTGCCCAGCGGATCGAGCAGGGCGGAGGGCTAGACCGGGCCGGGGTGATGCACCTCTTCCTCGAAATGCTCGGCGTGCTCGACTCACCTCCACAGCCGGATCCCGCCCATCCTCCATCGCGATATCAAACCGGCCAATATCATCGTCAGGCCGATGGCAATCCGGTGCTGGTGGACTTCGGGGCCGTCCGCAACGTGGTGCGAGGCGATGGGGGGTCCACCATCGCCGGAACTTACGGCTACATGCCGTACGAGCAGTACATGGGGCAGGCTACCGCCAGCAGCGACCTTTATGCCCTGGCCGCCACGTTCCTGCATTTGGTCACCGGATCCCCGCCACCGATGTTCCTCAATCCGGCCGGCCGGATCGAGGTGCCCGAGGCGCTGTCCTGCCAGGAACCGCTTCGATCGGTTCTGGCCCGAATGCTCCAACCGTCGCCATCGGATCGGTACCAGTCGGCCCGCGAGGTCCGCGACAGCCTGTTCCGCGCACCAGCGGCGGCACCGACCGGTCCTGGGGTCGCGGTGGCCGTGGCCCAGTCTTCGGCCCCCGTCCGGGTCCCGGCTCTTGGTCCGCCGATCGCCCTCGACCCCGGGCCGCGGGTCATCACTGGCGACCTGAAGAAACTCTACCACAGGCTGGCCCCCGGCGTCCTCCAGACCATTGACCCCGATGCCGCCCGCCGGGGGGGACGGTGGCGCCTGATCGATATGCTGGTGGTCGGGTTCTTCTCGGCAGTCAGCTTCGGGGTCCTCCCCCTGATCTACGGCGTTACCGTGGCAAACCGCCGGAACCGGGTCCGCCCGTTTCTCGAGAGCGGCCAGTTGAGAGAGGCCGTGATTCTGGGCATGGAAATCGAGACCTCCAGCCTCGGAACCAAAGAAATGCGAGTCAGATACCAGTTCGAGGTCGACGGGCGGGTAATTCGAAGCTCCGATCTGGTGTCGCGAAATCGGGCAGAACGTTGGCAGGTCGGCGAGGCGGTCCAGGTGCTCTACCTGCCGGAGCGGGACGACGACAGCATCATCGCCGCCTGA
- the rpsP gene encoding 30S ribosomal protein S16, whose product MATRIRLRRVGRKKLPIYRIVVAEKTKPRDGRFIAILGTYNPRAETDKQLQIDVEAAKEWVGKGATPSDTVGTLLKKAGVTA is encoded by the coding sequence GTGGCAACTCGTATTCGTCTTCGCCGCGTCGGGCGGAAAAAGCTCCCGATCTACCGGATCGTCGTGGCCGAGAAGACCAAGCCGCGCGATGGCCGTTTCATCGCCATTCTCGGCACCTACAATCCGCGCGCCGAGACCGACAAGCAGCTCCAGATCGACGTCGAAGCGGCCAAGGAGTGGGTCGGTAAGGGCGCGACGCCGTCGGACACTGTCGGGACGCTGCTCAAGAAGGCGGGCGTCACGGCGTGA
- a CDS encoding response regulator, translating into MSAVILLIEDNPQNRYLACFLLEQRGHTVVQAGTGPEGLALAASANPALILLDIQLPGMDGYAVARALRADPVLAAIPIVAVTSYAMVGDREKCLAAGATGYLEKPINPETFVADVERFLQMKPKAAGS; encoded by the coding sequence ATGAGCGCCGTTATTCTCCTGATCGAGGACAACCCCCAGAATCGCTATCTCGCCTGTTTTCTCCTTGAACAGCGCGGACACACGGTGGTACAGGCCGGGACCGGACCCGAGGGATTGGCGCTGGCGGCGTCGGCCAACCCGGCCCTCATCCTCCTCGATATTCAGTTGCCAGGCATGGACGGGTACGCGGTCGCTCGCGCGCTTCGGGCCGATCCGGTGCTCGCAGCCATTCCGATCGTGGCGGTAACCTCATATGCGATGGTCGGCGATCGGGAAAAGTGTCTTGCCGCCGGCGCGACCGGATACCTCGAAAAACCGATCAACCCCGAAACGTTCGTCGCAGACGTCGAGCGGTTTCTTCAGATGAAACCCAAGGCGGCCGGATCATGA
- the ffh gene encoding signal recognition particle protein encodes MFDDLSTKLTDALKRLAGKGVLTEDAVKEGLREIRRVLLEADVSFELTRQFLERVQDKAVGVVQMKGVKPGQQIVKIVYDELVAMLGEKQAPIAHASVPPTVILIVGLQGSGKTTSAGKLAKRLKLEQKAPFLIAADVYRPAAVEQLDTLARQVGVGFHGEPGQTDVVGIVRRGIEAAGKARARSVIVDTAGRLQIDDEMMAELIKLKSTIKPHEILLVADGMTGQDAVRIAKGFHDALGVTGVVLTKMDGDSRGGAALSIYGVTHAPIKYVGVGEGLDALEPFHPERMAGRILQQGDVLSLVEKAQGAIDEKEAEKLAKKAMSKKGLDLQDFLTAMKQMQKMGPLKNVLGMLPGVNSQMLKSANVDDNRIKHVEAIVLSMTAGERADPDLMNGSRRLRVAKGSGRTVQEVNQLLNQFKQMQKLMKGGKNGPKLPFGGGGAVFPGRRG; translated from the coding sequence ATGTTCGACGACCTGTCTACCAAACTGACCGATGCCCTCAAGCGTCTTGCGGGCAAAGGCGTCCTCACCGAGGACGCGGTCAAAGAGGGCCTCCGGGAAATTCGCCGGGTGCTGCTCGAAGCCGATGTGAGCTTCGAGCTGACCCGCCAGTTTCTCGAGCGGGTTCAGGACAAGGCCGTCGGCGTCGTTCAGATGAAGGGCGTCAAGCCCGGCCAGCAGATCGTCAAGATCGTCTACGACGAACTGGTCGCCATGCTGGGTGAGAAGCAGGCGCCGATTGCTCACGCGTCGGTTCCGCCCACGGTCATCCTCATCGTCGGTCTTCAGGGCTCTGGTAAGACGACCAGCGCCGGCAAGCTCGCCAAGCGACTCAAGCTCGAACAGAAAGCGCCCTTCCTGATTGCGGCGGACGTCTATCGTCCGGCCGCCGTCGAGCAGCTCGATACGCTTGCTCGGCAGGTCGGGGTCGGCTTCCACGGCGAGCCCGGGCAGACCGACGTCGTCGGCATCGTCCGGCGCGGCATCGAAGCGGCCGGCAAGGCGCGCGCGCGCTCGGTCATCGTCGATACCGCGGGCCGCCTCCAGATCGACGACGAGATGATGGCCGAGCTGATCAAGCTCAAGAGCACCATCAAACCGCACGAGATCCTGCTGGTCGCCGACGGCATGACCGGCCAGGACGCGGTTCGGATTGCCAAGGGCTTCCATGACGCGCTCGGTGTCACCGGCGTCGTGCTCACCAAGATGGACGGCGACTCCCGCGGCGGTGCGGCGCTGTCGATCTACGGTGTCACCCACGCGCCGATCAAGTACGTCGGCGTCGGTGAAGGCCTCGATGCGCTGGAGCCGTTCCATCCCGAGCGGATGGCGGGCCGGATCCTCCAGCAGGGCGACGTGCTGAGCCTGGTCGAAAAAGCCCAGGGCGCCATCGACGAAAAAGAAGCCGAGAAGCTGGCCAAGAAGGCGATGTCGAAGAAGGGCCTGGACCTCCAGGACTTTCTCACCGCCATGAAGCAGATGCAGAAGATGGGGCCGCTCAAGAACGTGCTGGGCATGCTGCCAGGCGTGAACTCGCAGATGCTCAAGTCGGCCAATGTCGACGACAATCGGATCAAACACGTCGAAGCCATCGTGCTGTCGATGACTGCCGGTGAGCGGGCCGATCCTGATCTGATGAATGGATCGCGCCGGCTCCGCGTGGCCAAAGGCTCCGGCCGGACGGTTCAGGAAGTCAATCAGCTGCTGAATCAGTTCAAGCAGATGCAGAAGCTGATGAAGGGCGGGAAAAACGGGCCCAAGCTGCCGTTCGGCGGCGGGGGCGCAGTGTTCCCGGGCAGGCGGGGCTGA